A genomic stretch from Methanomassiliicoccales archaeon includes:
- the aksA gene encoding homoaconitate hydratase (in Methanococcus jannaschii this protein catalyzes the condensation of alpha-ketoglutarate and acetyl-CoA to form trans-homoaconitate; functions in alphaketosuberate synthesis which is a precursor in coenzyme B and biotin synthesis): MVSNTEFIALSPYNIKYNFNNITVYDSTLRDGEQMPGVAFNAEQKITIAKLLDDAHVPQIEAGFPAVSESERQIIKEITSLGLKAKILALSRILKSDIDAAIDAGVDLVLLFIATSDIHLKYKLKMNKEQVLSKVVDALDYCRERGVPASVSSEDSMRTDLNFLIEFMRTAEEAGAVRLGITDTVGCASPEAVSFVVSSIASNVKKPISIHLHNDFGLALANAIAAVKAGASAVTTTVNGIGERSGNVPLEQFVAVMKFIYGYDLGIDCTRLKELSDTVARFSRCQLSPHHPLVGENAFAHESGIHVAAILNCPMTYECIPPETVGNRRRLLMGKHTGMTYVKKRLEELKINATNEQIQRILQLVKMIGEQKGRVTDAEFAQLVEKVINEVKM; encoded by the coding sequence ATGGTCTCGAACACAGAATTCATCGCACTCAGTCCATACAATATTAAATACAATTTCAACAACATTACCGTTTACGATTCGACGTTGCGGGACGGAGAACAGATGCCTGGCGTTGCATTCAACGCTGAACAGAAGATTACAATCGCAAAGCTGCTCGATGATGCACACGTTCCGCAGATTGAGGCAGGTTTTCCAGCAGTATCCGAATCCGAGCGTCAAATCATCAAGGAGATCACATCACTTGGTCTGAAAGCAAAAATTCTCGCACTTTCCCGGATTCTGAAAAGCGATATCGACGCAGCAATCGATGCAGGTGTCGATCTCGTATTACTTTTTATTGCAACTTCAGATATCCATCTCAAGTATAAATTGAAAATGAATAAGGAACAAGTACTCAGCAAAGTTGTCGATGCACTTGATTATTGCAGAGAACGGGGCGTTCCAGCTAGCGTTAGCTCCGAGGACAGCATGAGAACAGACCTCAATTTCTTGATCGAATTCATGAGGACTGCCGAAGAAGCTGGTGCTGTAAGATTAGGTATTACAGATACCGTTGGCTGCGCTTCGCCGGAGGCTGTTTCTTTCGTCGTATCTTCAATCGCTTCAAACGTGAAAAAACCTATCTCAATACATCTCCACAACGATTTCGGTCTCGCGCTCGCCAATGCGATTGCTGCCGTTAAAGCTGGAGCGTCGGCCGTAACAACAACCGTGAATGGAATCGGTGAGAGATCGGGTAATGTTCCGCTGGAACAGTTCGTTGCAGTCATGAAATTCATTTATGGCTACGATCTCGGCATCGATTGTACACGGCTCAAGGAACTATCGGACACTGTTGCAAGGTTTTCGAGATGTCAGCTGTCACCGCATCATCCCCTTGTCGGTGAAAATGCCTTTGCGCATGAATCTGGGATTCATGTCGCCGCAATCCTCAACTGCCCTATGACTTATGAATGTATTCCTCCGGAGACTGTCGGGAATCGGAGACGCCTTCTCATGGGCAAACATACAGGGATGACATATGTGAAAAAGCGCCTCGAAGAATTGAAGATCAATGCTACCAATGAGCAAATTCAAAGAATTCTTCAACTCGTTAAAATGATAGGGGAGCAGAAAGGTCGCGTGACCGATGCGGAGTTTGCTCAATTAGTCGAGAAGGTCATCAATGAGGTCAAAATGTAA
- the cysK gene encoding cysteine synthase A has product MIYNSILETIGKTPIVKLHNLIAEDSAEIYCKLESFNPMSSVKDRIALAMIEDAEKSGRLKKGMIVVEPTSGNTGIGLAMVCAVKGYRLILTMPESMSIERRRLLKAFGAELILTPAAEGMKGAVARALEISKQNSNCFMPQQFENPSNPEVHMKTTAREILNDVPDLDAFVAGVGTGGTITGVGKVLKTVNPNVKIVAVEPSRSPVLSGGKPGPHQIQGIGAGFIPKVLDLSVVDRIITVTDEEAKSMARELVRREGILAGISSGAALHGAVKIGKELGPGKKVVVILPDTGERYLSTDMFSE; this is encoded by the coding sequence ATGATATATAACAGTATTCTCGAAACAATTGGTAAAACACCGATCGTCAAATTGCACAATCTCATCGCAGAAGATTCTGCGGAAATCTACTGCAAACTCGAATCATTCAATCCAATGTCTTCTGTCAAAGACAGGATTGCCTTGGCAATGATCGAGGATGCGGAAAAGTCAGGGCGTCTAAAAAAAGGGATGATCGTTGTTGAGCCAACATCCGGAAATACTGGTATTGGTCTTGCGATGGTCTGCGCTGTAAAGGGATACAGGCTCATCCTCACGATGCCAGAGTCGATGAGCATTGAAAGGAGAAGGTTACTGAAAGCATTTGGGGCGGAATTAATTCTCACACCAGCAGCGGAAGGAATGAAAGGAGCTGTCGCTCGCGCTCTGGAAATTTCCAAACAAAACAGTAATTGCTTCATGCCCCAACAATTCGAAAACCCATCAAATCCAGAGGTTCATATGAAAACCACAGCCAGGGAAATACTAAATGATGTCCCAGATCTTGACGCATTTGTTGCCGGAGTCGGAACTGGCGGAACTATCACTGGTGTTGGGAAAGTGCTCAAAACAGTGAACCCAAATGTGAAGATCGTCGCGGTGGAGCCTTCCAGATCCCCAGTATTATCTGGGGGTAAACCGGGACCACATCAAATACAGGGAATAGGCGCTGGCTTCATACCGAAGGTGTTAGATTTGTCTGTCGTCGATCGCATCATCACCGTGACAGACGAAGAAGCAAAATCAATGGCAAGAGAGCTTGTTCGAAGGGAGGGAATTCTAGCAGGTATTTCATCGGGTGCTGCTCTGCACGGTGCAGTAAAGATAGGCAAAGAATTAGGCCCAGGAAAAAAAGTTGTGGTGATTCTCCCAGATACAGGAGAAAGATATTTGAGTACTGACATGTTTTCCGAGTGA
- the cysE gene encoding serine O-acetyltransferase has translation MSWKDDVYTVLERDPAPKSFKEALLFSPGLHAILLHRISHRLYLKGQYLLARAINYFARILTGADIHPGAKIGKGFFIDHATGVVIGETAEIGDNVCIFQGVTLGGVSTEKGKRHPTIGNNVVIGANATILGNIKIGDNVKIGAGSVVVKDVPPNSTVVGVPGKVVKKDGMTKLDLRHDLLPDPVVDAFMNISNSIAELEHRVAELEKLVKKEK, from the coding sequence ATGAGCTGGAAAGACGATGTTTATACAGTCCTCGAACGCGATCCTGCGCCGAAATCGTTCAAGGAAGCCCTTTTATTCAGCCCGGGGCTTCATGCAATCCTTCTTCATCGAATTTCGCACAGACTATATCTCAAAGGTCAGTATCTTTTGGCTAGAGCTATCAACTATTTTGCGCGGATTTTAACAGGTGCGGATATCCATCCGGGCGCGAAGATCGGTAAGGGTTTTTTCATCGATCATGCAACTGGGGTGGTGATCGGCGAGACTGCCGAAATCGGCGACAATGTTTGCATCTTTCAGGGCGTAACCCTTGGCGGCGTTAGCACTGAAAAGGGAAAGAGACATCCTACTATTGGCAACAATGTCGTGATTGGTGCGAACGCAACGATTCTCGGCAATATCAAGATCGGTGACAATGTTAAGATAGGCGCTGGATCTGTCGTCGTAAAGGATGTGCCACCGAATTCAACGGTTGTTGGCGTGCCTGGCAAAGTCGTCAAGAAAGACGGCATGACGAAACTTGATTTGAGACACGATCTGTTGCCAGATCCGGTTGTGGATGCATTCATGAATATTTCGAACAGCATCGCAGAGTTGGAACACAGAGTTGCCGAATTGGAAAAGTTGGTGAAAAAGGAAAAATAA
- a CDS encoding cysteine--tRNA ligase: MALKVFNTLTKKKEVFVPIENNKVKMYVCGVTVYDDLHMGHARHIIVFDMIVRYLRYRGYQVIHVTNFTDVDDKIINRAKELGIPPLQLSNMYIERYFKEIEALGVKRADFYPRASEFIPQIIDMIQKIEDAGYAYRTDDGSVYFSMDKVKEYGILSGAKTEELVAGARINIDEMKRNPADFALWKGAKPGEISWPSPWGHGRPGWHIECSAMCLNLLGEIIDIHGGGNDLIFPHHENEILQSRVVTGRIPAKYWLHNGMLQVQEEKMSKSLKNFFTVRQVLENHTKEEIRFFILNTHYRGPLSYSDSALKEAATSLKRLHNAYIELKSVAGNLKGNNDARELISSARENFIRQMDDDFNTRGAIAVLFDFIREINKLLSDGLLSNEGAHGAISFLEEVDEVLGILPKISMTMESTDDLIQILIDVRQELRKRKIFDLADRIRERLAEKGIKLEDTSEGVKWKRV; the protein is encoded by the coding sequence ATGGCTTTAAAGGTTTTTAATACATTGACAAAGAAAAAAGAGGTGTTCGTTCCGATTGAAAACAACAAGGTCAAAATGTATGTGTGTGGTGTGACTGTATATGATGATCTTCATATGGGCCACGCAAGACATATCATTGTGTTCGATATGATCGTAAGGTATCTGAGGTACCGTGGCTACCAGGTTATCCATGTGACTAATTTTACCGACGTCGATGATAAAATCATCAATCGAGCGAAGGAACTCGGAATCCCGCCGCTTCAGTTATCTAATATGTATATCGAGCGATATTTCAAGGAGATCGAGGCGCTCGGTGTGAAAAGGGCCGATTTCTATCCCCGTGCGAGCGAATTCATACCACAAATCATTGACATGATACAAAAGATCGAGGATGCCGGTTATGCGTATAGGACAGACGATGGTAGCGTTTATTTCAGCATGGACAAGGTAAAGGAGTACGGAATTCTTTCGGGTGCGAAAACGGAGGAACTTGTGGCCGGTGCACGAATTAATATTGATGAGATGAAGCGCAACCCTGCCGATTTCGCTTTATGGAAGGGGGCAAAACCAGGCGAGATCTCATGGCCAAGTCCGTGGGGCCACGGTAGGCCTGGTTGGCACATAGAGTGTTCGGCCATGTGTCTGAATCTGCTTGGAGAGATTATCGATATTCACGGTGGCGGTAACGATTTGATCTTTCCTCACCATGAAAATGAGATTCTGCAGTCAAGGGTGGTGACGGGGAGAATTCCAGCAAAATACTGGTTACATAATGGGATGCTCCAGGTTCAAGAGGAAAAGATGTCAAAATCTCTCAAGAATTTTTTCACTGTGAGACAAGTTCTTGAAAATCATACGAAAGAGGAGATCCGCTTTTTCATTCTGAATACGCATTACAGAGGTCCCCTTTCTTATAGCGATTCAGCCTTGAAGGAGGCTGCCACGAGTTTGAAAAGGTTGCACAATGCCTATATTGAACTGAAATCGGTAGCTGGGAACTTGAAGGGGAATAATGATGCGCGGGAATTGATTTCGAGCGCGAGGGAGAATTTTATCAGGCAAATGGATGACGATTTCAATACTCGTGGCGCAATTGCGGTCCTCTTTGATTTCATCAGGGAGATCAACAAATTGCTTTCGGACGGTTTGCTAAGCAACGAAGGGGCGCATGGCGCGATTTCTTTCCTAGAAGAAGTGGATGAGGTTCTTGGAATCTTGCCAAAAATTTCAATGACAATGGAATCAACTGATGATCTGATTCAGATCCTTATTGATGTTCGCCAGGAGCTCAGAAAGAGAAAGATCTTCGATTTGGCGGATAGGATTAGAGAAAGGTTGGCAGAAAAAGGAATTAAACTAGAGGATACGAGCGAGGGAGTTAAGTGGAAGCGCGTTTGA
- a CDS encoding radical SAM protein — protein MEARLNELAKKKAILITGGAVKIPHDLKLPFRLSRSTAGPGAGAPAVVLSFQGLRVKKAISRDQGEFELIQKDGKFVLTRNGEPFLDSVEIQPTLYHSPEQAFFNIETSCIYDCKFCVSKKLDPRITKGLNPEKIIEMILDASKCNDFKAVALTSAVVGSPSETVQKMTYIVSRVREQLDPKIPIGVEPYVDNYEHIEMLKAAGADEIKINIETFDRDIFKKVCNKLEFDTIIRMIQYAVRVFGVGKVCSNIIVGLGETDENVLEGVEYLARLGCVATIRPLKINDLNRKGLEEALGYPLKPVSPDRLLRLATEQKMILELYQLSTLSFKTMCHACTCCDIVPFRDI, from the coding sequence GTGGAAGCGCGTTTGAATGAGCTTGCGAAGAAAAAAGCGATACTGATCACTGGCGGTGCGGTAAAGATTCCGCACGATCTCAAGCTTCCGTTTCGCCTAAGCAGGTCAACGGCCGGACCGGGCGCAGGCGCGCCTGCAGTAGTTTTGTCCTTTCAAGGGTTAAGAGTCAAAAAGGCGATATCAAGGGACCAGGGCGAATTCGAGCTTATTCAAAAGGATGGCAAGTTTGTACTCACAAGAAATGGGGAGCCTTTTCTCGACTCGGTTGAGATCCAGCCGACGCTGTATCATTCACCTGAGCAGGCATTTTTTAACATCGAAACCTCATGCATTTACGACTGCAAGTTCTGCGTATCGAAGAAACTTGATCCTCGTATTACGAAAGGCCTCAACCCAGAAAAAATCATAGAAATGATTCTCGATGCCTCAAAGTGCAACGATTTCAAGGCTGTTGCATTAACGAGTGCCGTCGTTGGGTCTCCGAGCGAAACTGTACAAAAAATGACCTATATTGTTTCAAGAGTGAGGGAACAACTCGATCCAAAAATTCCAATCGGTGTAGAGCCATACGTAGATAATTATGAGCATATCGAAATGCTCAAAGCTGCTGGTGCGGATGAGATTAAGATCAACATCGAAACTTTTGATAGGGATATCTTCAAAAAAGTCTGCAATAAGCTTGAGTTCGATACGATAATTCGTATGATACAATATGCGGTAAGGGTTTTCGGGGTCGGAAAAGTCTGCTCGAATATTATTGTTGGATTAGGTGAAACTGATGAAAACGTACTCGAGGGTGTGGAGTATCTGGCGAGGCTGGGATGTGTTGCAACGATAAGACCCTTAAAGATCAACGATTTGAATAGGAAAGGATTGGAGGAGGCCCTTGGCTATCCCTTGAAACCCGTATCGCCAGATAGACTTCTCCGACTTGCAACGGAACAGAAAATGATCCTCGAATTATACCAGCTTTCGACGTTGAGCTTCAAAACAATGTGCCATGCATGCACGTGCTGTGACATCGTGCCATTTCGAGACATTTGA
- a CDS encoding metal-dependent transcriptional regulator, whose product MVSKKIEEYLECIYEITRNGKPAKTNHIARCMKVSPASVTEMLRRLSDEGYIEYEKYRGASLTNKGMNIALKLKRKHRLLESFLVRILGMKRDESHTEACKLEHMLSDESEKRICQMMNNPQFCPDGEPIPQCEEECKLCTSEPSIPLTKLDIGDTGIITHLKCDENPSKIRRLISMGFVPGRNVILEEGVPAGGPLIVRLDECRIAIGREYASLVHVKRCA is encoded by the coding sequence ATGGTGAGCAAGAAAATCGAGGAGTATCTCGAATGTATTTATGAGATTACGAGGAACGGGAAACCCGCAAAGACAAATCACATTGCACGATGCATGAAGGTCTCGCCAGCATCTGTTACAGAGATGCTCCGCAGACTTTCTGATGAAGGGTACATTGAGTATGAAAAATATCGGGGGGCTTCTCTTACTAACAAGGGCATGAACATTGCTTTAAAACTCAAGAGAAAACACCGCCTTCTTGAATCATTCCTCGTTAGAATTCTCGGCATGAAAAGGGATGAGAGCCATACAGAGGCTTGCAAGCTTGAGCACATGCTGTCTGACGAATCAGAAAAAAGGATATGCCAGATGATGAACAATCCTCAATTCTGCCCTGATGGAGAGCCCATTCCCCAGTGCGAGGAGGAATGCAAGCTCTGCACAAGTGAGCCTTCGATACCGCTCACGAAGCTCGACATCGGCGATACGGGTATCATTACGCATCTCAAGTGCGACGAGAATCCATCGAAAATCAGGCGACTCATCTCCATGGGATTCGTTCCAGGAAGAAACGTAATCTTAGAAGAGGGTGTTCCCGCCGGAGGCCCTCTAATTGTCAGACTCGATGAATGCCGCATCGCCATCGGACGGGAATATGCATCACTTGTGCATGTTAAAAGGTGCGCCTGA
- the feoB gene encoding ferrous iron transport protein B produces the protein MRVALMGNPNVGKSVLFSRITGIGVISSNYPGTTVEFEEGRIIYRGETIVFYDLPGTYSLSGISEDELVATKLLAEKKLDVVVAVADATRLIQSLVLILQLIELGYRVVVALNFMDVARKRYRLDVEQLAKILEVPVIPTVAITGEGVDELIEVIAKREFSRSGFVIRYDAHIENIVEKLSSQIAEWRHPFLLRGALLKLLEGNEHFIQLFTHQIKESAEEFRKKFSEEHHESIDVHIARDRYGEAGRIVSEVIGKLETHESLGDKISQLTLRPLPGIAIMLFILALVFFTIVYIGGAIESSLGDAYQYVVGDSFERLAEFIGGRAGIAISRGIDLSLQAILSIVIPYILVFYLILGILEDSGYLPRAVALLDGVMHKIGLHGRAIIPMIVGVGCNVPAILATRVLESRRERFILATLTIMAIPCSAQLAIIFGVVGHFGGLIYAVMIFVILFSILLLLGRLLHVLLKFEPSTIAIEIPDLAIPSPRNILFKTYIRVKDFFIIAFPILFVGSLLLEVLIEFGILNNLVEPLSFFTVGFLGLPAITIIALIFGVLRKEMAFQLLVVLFGTTNLAMVFTPAQLFVFGLVMATYMPCLSAFAVLLKEFGLKDTVAITISSLMLSLTLGSIANLIFSLI, from the coding sequence ATGCGTGTTGCGTTGATGGGCAACCCGAATGTCGGAAAGTCCGTTCTTTTTAGTCGGATTACCGGGATCGGTGTCATCTCTTCAAATTATCCGGGGACAACAGTGGAATTTGAAGAAGGCCGTATCATTTATCGCGGCGAAACTATTGTTTTTTATGATCTTCCTGGGACGTATTCTCTATCGGGAATATCTGAAGATGAATTGGTTGCCACCAAACTCCTCGCGGAAAAAAAGTTAGATGTTGTCGTGGCCGTGGCGGATGCAACGAGACTAATACAGAGTCTTGTTTTAATCCTCCAACTAATTGAGCTGGGATATCGTGTTGTTGTCGCATTAAATTTTATGGACGTAGCACGCAAGCGTTATCGTCTAGACGTTGAACAACTCGCCAAAATTCTCGAGGTTCCAGTCATACCCACCGTTGCGATCACAGGTGAGGGCGTCGATGAACTGATCGAAGTCATCGCCAAACGCGAGTTCTCCAGATCCGGTTTCGTGATAAGATACGACGCTCATATTGAAAACATCGTTGAAAAACTCAGCAGCCAAATTGCAGAATGGCGACATCCTTTTCTGTTAAGAGGAGCGCTATTGAAATTACTGGAAGGAAATGAACACTTTATACAACTGTTCACACATCAAATCAAGGAAAGCGCTGAGGAATTTAGAAAAAAGTTCAGTGAGGAACATCATGAGAGTATCGACGTCCATATCGCTCGTGATCGATACGGCGAAGCCGGGAGAATTGTATCAGAAGTTATCGGAAAGCTTGAAACACATGAATCGCTCGGTGATAAAATTTCACAATTAACGCTGAGGCCTTTGCCAGGAATTGCTATTATGCTCTTTATTCTTGCACTCGTTTTTTTCACAATTGTCTATATAGGCGGTGCGATTGAATCAAGCCTTGGAGATGCATATCAATACGTGGTAGGTGATTCTTTTGAGAGACTCGCAGAATTTATCGGCGGCCGTGCAGGCATTGCCATATCGAGAGGCATTGATCTCAGTCTCCAAGCGATCCTCTCGATCGTGATACCGTACATCCTTGTTTTTTATCTTATACTGGGCATACTAGAAGACTCAGGATATCTGCCAAGAGCTGTCGCTCTTCTCGATGGCGTCATGCATAAAATCGGACTTCACGGGCGAGCAATTATTCCCATGATTGTAGGTGTCGGTTGCAATGTTCCAGCGATACTTGCTACAAGGGTATTGGAATCAAGACGAGAAAGATTCATTCTCGCAACTCTTACGATTATGGCTATCCCATGCTCAGCACAATTGGCGATCATTTTTGGCGTTGTAGGGCATTTCGGAGGACTTATTTATGCGGTAATGATATTTGTTATTCTTTTCTCCATTCTACTTTTGCTCGGACGCTTGCTTCACGTTCTCCTTAAATTTGAACCATCCACAATCGCGATTGAGATACCTGACCTTGCTATTCCAAGTCCTAGGAATATTTTATTTAAGACCTACATACGTGTCAAGGATTTTTTCATCATTGCATTTCCGATCCTGTTTGTTGGAAGCCTCCTGTTGGAAGTATTGATAGAATTCGGTATTCTCAACAATCTTGTCGAACCTCTTTCGTTTTTCACAGTAGGTTTTCTAGGCTTGCCAGCAATAACAATTATTGCATTGATTTTCGGTGTATTACGAAAAGAAATGGCTTTTCAGCTTTTGGTCGTGTTATTTGGGACAACGAACCTCGCCATGGTTTTTACACCTGCTCAACTTTTCGTCTTTGGGCTCGTGATGGCAACATATATGCCCTGCTTATCTGCATTCGCCGTTCTCCTGAAGGAGTTTGGCTTGAAGGACACAGTCGCTATCACCATCAGCTCACTCATGCTTTCATTAACGCTTGGCAGTATTGCAAATCTCATTTTCAGCCTTATTTAA